From one Catellatospora sp. IY07-71 genomic stretch:
- a CDS encoding YihY/virulence factor BrkB family protein, whose protein sequence is MVAVVGWVQRMTEVVGARYDQLVDRTRKRSARFDHLWRMKERYADVLAGRLAAAIAYYAFFAAYAMAMVAYAVLVKVFSANASLVAEVDRFLKLYLPSIDTGQLKAAATSIQWIGVISLVLAGIGWVDAWRSSQRAIWGLDQHPGNFLVLRLTDLGMLIALGLLIAVSLTVIDGLENVFDLIPESTGAFWVKVAGYALAVVVNALIGFALVTVLPRVHMTPRRLLPAVGIIGVGLTLLNYFGRYFVQRTENNPAYVAVAASVGLLLYLYLFNQVVLWAVAYAATSGRGKVFDLAWGRPRKHHLEWVPPADLAKAEAETTAEFRTGIEAAAEEAERAAREDDAAERAARLADGGDTPAPRRISAEPPAKRPREAR, encoded by the coding sequence GTGGTGGCCGTCGTGGGTTGGGTGCAGCGGATGACCGAGGTCGTCGGCGCACGTTATGACCAGCTGGTGGACCGGACCCGGAAGCGGTCCGCGAGGTTCGACCATCTGTGGCGGATGAAGGAGCGCTACGCCGACGTGCTCGCCGGGCGGCTGGCCGCGGCCATCGCCTACTACGCCTTCTTCGCCGCGTACGCGATGGCGATGGTGGCGTACGCGGTGCTGGTGAAGGTCTTCTCCGCCAACGCGAGCCTGGTCGCCGAGGTCGACCGCTTCCTGAAGCTCTACCTGCCGTCGATCGACACCGGCCAGCTGAAGGCGGCCGCGACGTCGATCCAGTGGATCGGTGTGATCAGCCTGGTGCTGGCCGGGATCGGCTGGGTGGACGCGTGGCGCTCCTCCCAGCGCGCCATCTGGGGGCTGGACCAGCATCCCGGCAACTTCCTCGTGCTTCGCCTGACCGACCTGGGCATGCTGATCGCGCTCGGGCTGCTCATCGCCGTCTCGCTCACCGTGATCGACGGGCTGGAGAACGTCTTCGACCTGATCCCGGAGTCCACCGGCGCCTTCTGGGTCAAGGTCGCCGGCTACGCGCTCGCCGTCGTGGTCAACGCGCTGATCGGGTTCGCGCTGGTCACCGTGCTGCCCCGGGTCCACATGACGCCGCGCCGGCTGCTGCCCGCGGTCGGCATCATCGGCGTCGGGCTGACCCTGCTCAACTACTTCGGCCGCTACTTCGTACAGCGCACCGAGAACAACCCGGCCTACGTGGCGGTCGCCGCGTCCGTGGGTCTGCTGCTCTACCTCTACCTCTTCAACCAGGTCGTGCTGTGGGCGGTGGCGTACGCCGCGACGTCCGGCCGGGGCAAGGTGTTCGACCTGGCCTGGGGCCGCCCCCGCAAACACCACCTGGAATGGGTCCCGCCCGCCGACCTGGCCAAGGCCGAGGCGGAGACGACGGCCGAGTTCCGGACCGGGATCGAGGCCGCGGCGGAGGAGGCCGAACGGGCCGCGCGGGAGGACGACGCGGCCGAGCGCGCGGCGCGCCTCGCCGACGGCGGCGACACGCCCGCGCCGCGCAGGATATCGGCGGAACCTCCCGCCAAAAGGCCCCGCGAAGCTCGATGA